Proteins encoded together in one Pseudomonas sp. TCU-HL1 window:
- a CDS encoding RidA family protein yields MKRINAAPGTIGPVGPYSQAVVSGHLVFTAGQIPAFGSLDEQPASFTEQVRQTFANLSAILEEAGSSLDHIVKVNAYLTDPAQLEPFNQVYREILGHAPPARTTVCVSLWGVSLEIECVAELIDGGGR; encoded by the coding sequence ATGAAACGCATCAACGCCGCTCCCGGCACCATCGGCCCGGTCGGTCCTTACTCACAGGCCGTGGTCAGCGGCCATCTGGTGTTCACCGCCGGACAGATTCCCGCCTTTGGCAGCTTGGACGAACAGCCCGCCAGCTTCACCGAGCAGGTGCGGCAGACCTTCGCCAACCTGTCGGCCATCCTCGAAGAGGCCGGTTCCAGCCTGGACCACATCGTCAAGGTCAATGCCTACCTCACCGATCCGGCGCAGCTGGAGCCCTTCAATCAGGTTTATCGCGAGATCCTCGGCCATGCGCCGCCTGCGCGCACCACCGTCTGCGTCTCGCTGTGGGGCGTCTCGCTGGAAATCGAGTGCGTCGCCGAGTTGATCGATGGGGGAGGCCGCTGA
- the alr gene encoding alanine racemase — protein MTRHTLSRLAIALAIAGSAGLSHAAPLLDATRDNAPAAARMAESNAWLEIDHAAFESNIDRIQKLVAGKSQVCAVMKADAYGTGIALLVPSAIRMGIECIGVASNEEARIVREKGFKGRLMRLRTASLGEMEDALPYRMDEMVGNLEVARQLDALAHRNGRKLAVHLALNSAGMGRNGLEVGTAQGRKDAVEMATLPYLKVVGIMTHFPVEEREDVLQGLARFKEQSTWLIEQAKLDRSKVLLHCANTFTTLEVPEGWLDMVRPGAALYGYPVGGHDEFQRVMQFKSQVASVNAYQAGSSISYDRTYTLTRDSLIANIPAGYSDGYRRAFSNRASVLINGQRARVIGKVTMNTLMVDVTDIQGVKPGDEVVLYGKQGKDEITQAELEAINGALLADLYTVWGNSNPKVLKAE, from the coding sequence ATGACCCGACACACCCTGAGCCGCCTGGCCATCGCCCTGGCCATCGCCGGCAGCGCCGGCCTCTCCCACGCAGCCCCCCTACTGGACGCCACCCGCGACAACGCACCCGCCGCCGCGCGCATGGCCGAAAGCAATGCCTGGCTGGAAATCGACCATGCCGCCTTCGAGAGCAACATCGACCGCATCCAGAAACTGGTGGCTGGCAAGAGCCAGGTCTGCGCGGTTATGAAGGCCGATGCCTATGGCACCGGCATCGCCCTGTTGGTGCCTTCGGCCATCCGCATGGGCATCGAATGCATCGGCGTCGCCAGCAACGAAGAAGCCCGCATCGTCCGGGAAAAGGGCTTCAAGGGCCGCCTGATGCGCCTGCGCACCGCCAGCCTGGGCGAGATGGAAGACGCCCTGCCCTACCGGATGGACGAAATGGTCGGCAACCTGGAAGTCGCCCGCCAGCTGGACGCCCTGGCCCACCGCAATGGCCGCAAGCTGGCGGTGCACCTGGCGCTGAATTCGGCCGGCATGGGCCGCAACGGCCTGGAAGTGGGCACGGCCCAGGGCCGGAAAGATGCGGTCGAGATGGCCACCCTGCCTTATCTGAAGGTGGTCGGCATCATGACGCACTTCCCAGTGGAAGAGCGCGAGGACGTGCTCCAAGGCCTCGCCCGCTTCAAGGAGCAGTCCACTTGGCTGATCGAGCAAGCGAAGCTGGATCGCAGCAAGGTCCTGCTGCACTGCGCCAATACCTTCACCACCCTGGAAGTCCCCGAAGGCTGGCTGGACATGGTCCGCCCCGGCGCCGCGCTGTATGGCTACCCGGTGGGCGGCCACGATGAGTTCCAACGGGTCATGCAGTTCAAATCGCAGGTGGCCTCGGTCAACGCCTATCAGGCCGGCAGCAGCATCAGTTACGACCGCACCTACACCCTGACCCGGGATTCACTCATTGCCAACATTCCCGCCGGCTACTCGGACGGCTACCGCCGCGCGTTCTCCAACAGGGCCTCAGTGCTGATCAACGGGCAGCGGGCGCGGGTGATCGGCAAGGTCACCATGAACACCCTGATGGTCGACGTCACCGACATCCAGGGGGTGAAACCCGGCGATGAAGTGGTGCTCTACGGCAAGCAAGGCAAGGACGAGATCACCCAGGCCGAGCTGGAAGCCATCAACGGCGCGCTGTTGGCGGACCTCTACACGGTCTGGGGCAATTCGAATCCGAAGGTATTGAAAGCGGAGTGA
- the astA gene encoding arginine N-succinyltransferase, translating into MIVRPVCRADLPALLELARSAGTGLTTLPADPARLEHRVSWAERTFAGDAERADADYLFVLENDAGEVVGISALAGAVGLREPWYNFRVGLTVGASPSLGINRQMPTLFLGNDLTGHSELCSLFLHADHRSGLNGRLLSKARFMFLAEYPQLFGRTVIAEMRGYSDENGLSPFWEGLGRHFFKMEFARADFLTGIGNKSFIAELMPRFPLYTCFLSESARAVIGRVHPNTEPALGMLKAEGFEHRDFIDIFDAGPVIECDVAKVRAVRESRELVLSLGTPGDGAEVFLIHNRQLAGCRITAAPARVAAGSLVVDRGTAKRLKLAAGSLVRAVPLSPRKAATGQGAAA; encoded by the coding sequence ATGATCGTTCGACCCGTTTGCCGCGCGGACCTACCGGCCCTGCTCGAACTGGCGCGCAGCGCCGGGACCGGGCTCACCACCTTGCCGGCGGACCCGGCGCGTCTCGAACATCGGGTTTCCTGGGCGGAACGGACTTTCGCCGGGGACGCCGAGCGGGCGGATGCCGACTACCTGTTCGTGCTGGAAAACGATGCCGGCGAAGTAGTTGGCATCTCCGCCTTGGCCGGTGCAGTGGGCCTGCGCGAGCCCTGGTACAACTTCCGTGTCGGCCTCACGGTCGGCGCCTCTCCGAGCCTCGGCATAAACCGGCAGATGCCGACCCTGTTCCTCGGCAATGATCTGACAGGTCACTCGGAGCTCTGCTCGCTGTTCCTCCATGCCGACCACCGCAGCGGACTCAATGGCCGACTGTTGTCCAAGGCGCGCTTCATGTTTCTTGCCGAGTACCCCCAGCTGTTCGGCCGCACGGTGATCGCCGAGATGCGCGGCTACTCCGACGAGAACGGGCTGTCGCCTTTCTGGGAAGGCTTGGGCCGGCACTTCTTCAAGATGGAGTTCGCCCGCGCCGATTTTCTGACCGGCATCGGCAATAAGTCCTTCATCGCCGAATTGATGCCCAGGTTTCCGCTCTACACCTGCTTCCTGTCGGAGTCCGCCCGCGCGGTGATCGGCCGTGTACACCCGAACACCGAGCCGGCCCTGGGTATGCTCAAGGCGGAAGGCTTCGAGCATCGGGACTTCATCGACATCTTCGACGCCGGCCCGGTGATCGAATGCGACGTGGCCAAGGTCCGCGCGGTGCGCGAGAGTCGCGAGCTGGTCCTGAGCTTGGGTACGCCCGGCGACGGCGCCGAGGTCTTTCTCATCCACAACCGCCAACTGGCTGGCTGCCGTATCACCGCAGCCCCGGCCCGCGTTGCCGCTGGCAGCCTGGTGGTGGATAGGGGGACCGCAAAACGCCTGAAACTTGCCGCAGGCTCGCTGGTGCGTGCCGTCCCCCTCTCACCACGCAAAGCGGCTACCGGACAAGGTGCAGCGGCATGA
- a CDS encoding DUF5455 family protein, whose protein sequence is MKMIAVLLASIFGKVGEFLVARLGARLAIRTAVVTAWIAAAVAFTAGLNGIIMGIALSVPQVVQNALACLPSNTGPCIAAIGASHAAAWVYTQVTAIASVKGRI, encoded by the coding sequence ATGAAGATGATTGCTGTATTGCTTGCTTCCATATTCGGCAAAGTTGGTGAGTTCCTGGTTGCTAGGCTAGGGGCCAGACTGGCGATTAGAACTGCTGTTGTAACTGCTTGGATTGCCGCTGCCGTTGCTTTTACCGCCGGCCTTAACGGAATCATCATGGGCATTGCTCTAAGTGTCCCTCAAGTTGTTCAAAATGCTCTGGCCTGCCTCCCGTCGAACACCGGCCCTTGTATAGCGGCCATTGGCGCCAGTCATGCCGCTGCATGGGTCTATACGCAAGTTACCGCTATCGCGTCCGTTAAGGGCCGTATTTAA
- a CDS encoding phage/plasmid replication protein, II/X family, whose product MIDWIAALLELHHAPLSSGAVVCIEADGTVAWETPRKMLVRGSHDSTLHIRSVGGDGKGNATHLYIDGNPSKWLQGHNLVGSDDLLSLVFDAFTRLCSLVGVEPTDIERQKVRAGQYRVTRIDYNRMFELPSRADVRAWLRAGEFKCKSRHGRPVANRGTLTFGKGSSHWSVVCYCKADEVTAGGSHKLPEDFHQFPEIYEWLDNKLRVELRLRSKKLKALGLEMAKSLTPAALWALYRQFIGELDMSEQIELNSEQLLALPNKVRGTYALWKQGHDLKEMMPNGTYYRHREVLMGFGIDINIRCDRRDDSNVIPMIRVLEAKPAAIPSFFFEKNLVHFSTRRAQA is encoded by the coding sequence ATGATCGATTGGATCGCGGCACTTCTGGAGCTTCACCACGCCCCTCTGAGCAGCGGGGCGGTCGTGTGTATCGAAGCCGATGGAACGGTTGCTTGGGAGACTCCCCGCAAGATGCTGGTGAGGGGCTCCCACGATTCCACCCTGCACATCCGCAGCGTAGGCGGTGACGGCAAAGGCAATGCCACTCACCTGTATATCGATGGCAATCCGAGCAAATGGCTCCAGGGGCATAACCTTGTTGGTTCCGATGATCTCCTCTCACTCGTGTTCGATGCGTTTACGCGCCTGTGCTCCCTGGTGGGGGTTGAGCCTACTGACATTGAGCGTCAGAAGGTCAGGGCAGGGCAGTACCGTGTTACCCGAATCGATTACAACCGAATGTTCGAACTTCCAAGCCGGGCCGATGTTCGCGCCTGGCTGCGTGCGGGCGAGTTCAAGTGTAAGTCTCGTCATGGGCGGCCTGTCGCTAACAGAGGGACGCTAACTTTCGGTAAGGGTTCCTCGCATTGGTCTGTTGTTTGTTACTGCAAGGCTGACGAAGTAACAGCGGGTGGCTCTCATAAGCTGCCCGAAGACTTTCACCAATTCCCTGAAATCTATGAATGGCTCGACAATAAGTTGCGTGTTGAGCTTCGTCTGCGCTCAAAGAAGTTAAAAGCGCTCGGCCTGGAGATGGCCAAATCACTCACCCCGGCGGCTCTATGGGCTCTGTACCGCCAGTTTATTGGGGAACTTGATATGTCAGAGCAAATTGAACTCAATAGCGAACAACTCCTAGCCCTTCCTAACAAGGTGCGCGGTACTTATGCGCTTTGGAAGCAAGGGCATGACCTTAAAGAGATGATGCCTAACGGTACTTATTACCGGCATCGTGAAGTTCTTATGGGTTTTGGAATTGACATTAACATTCGCTGCGATCGTCGCGACGACTCGAATGTCATTCCGATGATTCGCGTCCTGGAAGCAAAGCCTGCGGCTATTCCTTCCTTCTTCTTCGAAAAGAATCTGGTTCATTTCTCCACCAGGAGGGCTCAAGCATGA
- a CDS encoding ABC transporter permease: MNNLLPFLDLQGFGPLLLHGTWVTLKLSLLSLALSVGIGLLGAAAKLSPLALLRIPATLYTTLIRGIPDLVLMLLIFYSLQGWLSGLTDAMGWDYIDVDPFAAGIVTLGFIYGAYFTETFRGAILSVPRGQLEAATAYGLGPLQRFVHVLFPQMMRFALPSLGNNWLVLLKATALVSIIGLADVVKVAQDAGKTTFNMLFFLILAALLYLVITSASNVVLRWLEARYNVGVRGHSHD, encoded by the coding sequence GTGAACAATCTCCTTCCTTTCCTGGACTTGCAGGGCTTCGGACCGCTGCTCCTGCACGGCACCTGGGTCACCCTGAAACTGTCCCTGCTGTCACTGGCGCTGAGCGTCGGCATCGGCCTGTTGGGCGCCGCCGCCAAATTGTCGCCCCTAGCACTGCTGCGGATTCCGGCGACCCTCTACACCACCCTGATCCGAGGCATCCCCGACCTGGTGCTGATGCTGCTGATCTTCTATAGCCTGCAGGGCTGGCTGAGCGGCCTGACGGACGCCATGGGCTGGGACTACATTGACGTCGACCCCTTCGCCGCCGGCATCGTCACCCTCGGCTTCATCTACGGCGCCTATTTCACCGAGACCTTCCGTGGCGCCATCCTCTCGGTGCCGCGCGGCCAGCTTGAGGCGGCAACGGCCTATGGCCTGGGCCCACTGCAACGCTTCGTTCACGTGCTCTTCCCGCAGATGATGCGCTTCGCCTTGCCGAGCCTCGGCAACAACTGGCTGGTGCTGCTCAAGGCCACTGCACTGGTGTCGATCATCGGCCTGGCCGATGTGGTCAAGGTCGCCCAGGACGCCGGCAAGACCACCTTCAACATGCTGTTTTTCCTGATCCTCGCGGCACTGCTCTATCTGGTCATCACGAGCGCTTCCAATGTCGTCCTGCGCTGGCTCGAAGCGCGCTACAACGTCGGCGTAAGGGGACACAGCCATGATTGA
- a CDS encoding Lrp/AsnC family transcriptional regulator, giving the protein MIESGDSSISLDRIDQAIIEVLRHDGRITYQKLSERVHLTPRPCLERVRKLERMGVIRGYSAIIDQRKLTPGLSLLVLVALSNQSGRAAQKAFEAKVRGCPQVLECRLISGAFDYSLRMRCRDMEHYRVLTETWFNDPELHIDKLVSHPELAMVKTAKE; this is encoded by the coding sequence ATGATCGAGTCAGGGGATTCGTCCATCTCGCTGGATCGCATCGACCAGGCGATCATCGAGGTACTGCGCCATGACGGGCGCATTACCTACCAGAAACTTTCAGAGCGTGTCCATCTTACGCCGCGCCCGTGCCTGGAGCGGGTGCGCAAGCTGGAACGGATGGGCGTGATCCGGGGTTACTCGGCCATTATCGATCAGCGCAAGCTGACGCCGGGTCTGTCGCTGCTGGTGCTGGTGGCCCTCTCCAACCAGAGTGGCCGAGCCGCGCAGAAAGCCTTCGAAGCCAAGGTGCGCGGTTGCCCGCAGGTGCTGGAGTGCCGCCTGATCAGCGGCGCCTTCGACTACAGCCTGCGTATGCGCTGCCGGGACATGGAGCACTATCGTGTGCTGACGGAAACCTGGTTCAACGACCCCGAGCTGCACATCGACAAACTGGTCAGCCACCCCGAACTGGCCATGGTCAAGACGGCGAAGGAGTAG
- a CDS encoding ABC transporter ATP-binding protein has protein sequence MYKLTVEALHKRYGDNEVLKGVSLNARTGDVVSMIGASGSGKSTMLRCINFLEQPDEGAIALDGEAIRMRGPAGAMRPACDKQLQKLRTRLAMVFQHFNLWSHLSVLDNITLAPIRVLGVSRKEAEERARTYLDKVGLPSRVVGQYPAFLSGGQQQRVAIARALAMEPEVMLFDEPTSALDPELVGEVLKVIQALAEEGRTMLMVTHEMEFARRVSSQVLFLHQGRVEEQGSAEILDKPQSERLQQFLSGRLK, from the coding sequence ATGTACAAGCTGACAGTAGAAGCGCTGCACAAGCGATATGGCGACAATGAAGTGCTCAAGGGCGTCTCGCTCAATGCCAGGACGGGCGACGTGGTGAGCATGATCGGTGCCAGCGGGTCGGGTAAGAGCACCATGCTGCGCTGCATCAACTTCCTCGAGCAGCCGGACGAGGGCGCCATCGCCCTGGACGGCGAAGCCATCCGCATGCGCGGGCCGGCCGGAGCCATGCGCCCGGCCTGCGACAAGCAGCTGCAGAAGCTGCGTACCCGCCTGGCCATGGTGTTCCAGCACTTCAACCTGTGGAGCCACCTGAGCGTGCTGGACAACATCACCCTGGCGCCCATCCGCGTTCTCGGCGTCAGCCGCAAGGAAGCTGAAGAGCGCGCCCGCACCTACCTGGACAAGGTGGGCTTGCCATCCCGCGTGGTGGGGCAGTATCCGGCCTTCCTCTCCGGCGGCCAGCAGCAACGGGTGGCGATCGCTCGCGCGCTGGCGATGGAGCCGGAGGTCATGCTCTTCGACGAACCCACTTCTGCGCTGGACCCGGAATTGGTGGGTGAGGTACTGAAGGTGATCCAGGCATTGGCCGAGGAAGGGCGTACGATGCTGATGGTGACCCACGAAATGGAATTTGCCCGGCGGGTATCGAGCCAGGTCCTGTTCCTGCACCAGGGGCGTGTCGAGGAGCAGGGGAGTGCGGAAATCCTCGACAAGCCGCAAAGCGAGCGGCTGCAGCAGTTCCTTTCTGGCCGACTGAAGTGA
- a CDS encoding ABC transporter substrate-binding protein translates to MNIKWLALSAITLVLSSGAAMAKEWKEIRFGVNPAYPPFESTAPDGSLQGFDIDLGNAICAELKVKCTWVTNDFDGLIPSLKARKIDAVLSSMTVTEPRKKQIDFSDRLFSGPTSIVTRKGSGLEPTAESLKGKAIGFQQGTIQEAYAKAKLAPGGVQLKAYQNQDQVYADLVSGRLDASIQDMLEAELSFLKSPQGADFQSSKGISDPMVPSEIAIGLRKGDEELKTLINKAIAAMHANGTYREIQRKHFGELDLYNN, encoded by the coding sequence ATGAACATCAAATGGTTGGCCTTGTCCGCTATCACCCTCGTCCTGTCCTCCGGCGCCGCCATGGCCAAGGAGTGGAAGGAAATCCGCTTCGGCGTGAACCCTGCTTACCCGCCCTTCGAATCCACCGCGCCTGACGGCTCGCTGCAGGGTTTCGACATCGACCTGGGCAATGCCATCTGCGCCGAACTCAAGGTCAAGTGCACCTGGGTGACCAACGACTTCGACGGGCTCATTCCCTCGCTGAAGGCGCGCAAGATCGATGCCGTGCTGTCCTCCATGACCGTTACCGAACCGCGCAAGAAGCAGATCGACTTCTCCGACCGCTTGTTCTCCGGTCCCACGTCCATCGTCACCCGCAAGGGCTCGGGCCTGGAGCCCACCGCCGAATCCCTCAAGGGCAAGGCCATCGGCTTCCAGCAGGGCACGATCCAGGAGGCCTATGCCAAGGCGAAGCTGGCGCCCGGTGGCGTGCAGCTCAAGGCCTACCAGAACCAGGACCAGGTCTACGCGGACCTGGTGTCCGGCCGTCTTGACGCCTCCATCCAGGACATGCTCGAAGCCGAGCTGAGCTTCCTCAAGTCGCCCCAGGGCGCCGACTTCCAGAGCAGCAAGGGCATCAGCGACCCGATGGTGCCCTCGGAAATCGCCATCGGCCTGCGCAAGGGTGACGAGGAGCTGAAGACGCTGATCAACAAGGCCATCGCGGCCATGCACGCCAACGGCACCTATCGGGAGATCCAGCGCAAGCACTTCGGTGAGCTGGACCTCTACAACAACTGA
- the ctlX gene encoding citrulline utilization hydrolase CtlX has translation MQTTNTVLMIRPTRFTFNLDTAGNNRFQQRILTPEEAQVRALEEFDGYVAALREQGVDVLVAQDSDAPHTPDSIFPNNWWSSHADGTLALYPMEGHNRRLERSKGVLENLLQDYRIERVLDFTEMEEQGMYLEGTGSMVLDRQHHICYAGYSSRTHAKALRHFVEQFGYNLCAFHAQDRQGVAIYHTNVMMSVGTSLAVACLDSLSVAGERTSLETQLRATGKDILALNWDQLESFAGNMLEVHNRAGEPILVMSRTAWSSLSSAQRALIERHAQPLSVNIDTIERIGGGSARCMLAEVHLPRKSAQA, from the coding sequence ATGCAAACCACCAATACCGTCCTGATGATTCGGCCCACCCGTTTCACCTTCAACCTGGATACCGCCGGCAACAACAGGTTCCAGCAACGGATTCTGACGCCGGAAGAGGCCCAGGTCCGAGCCCTGGAAGAGTTCGACGGTTATGTCGCGGCCCTGCGCGAACAGGGCGTGGACGTGCTGGTGGCCCAGGACAGCGACGCCCCTCATACACCGGACTCGATCTTCCCCAACAACTGGTGGAGCAGCCATGCCGACGGCACCCTGGCGCTCTACCCGATGGAGGGGCACAACCGTCGGCTCGAACGCAGCAAGGGCGTGCTGGAGAACCTGCTGCAGGACTACCGAATCGAGCGGGTGCTGGACTTCACCGAGATGGAAGAGCAGGGGATGTACCTCGAAGGCACCGGCAGCATGGTGCTCGATCGCCAGCACCACATCTGCTACGCCGGCTACTCCAGCCGGACTCACGCCAAGGCGTTGCGCCATTTCGTCGAGCAGTTCGGCTACAACCTCTGCGCCTTCCATGCGCAGGACCGCCAGGGTGTGGCCATCTACCACACCAACGTCATGATGAGCGTCGGCACCAGCCTGGCCGTGGCCTGCCTGGACTCGCTCAGCGTCGCTGGCGAGCGCACCTCGCTGGAAACCCAGTTGCGCGCCACCGGCAAGGACATCCTCGCCCTTAATTGGGACCAGTTGGAATCCTTCGCCGGCAACATGCTGGAAGTGCACAACCGAGCTGGCGAGCCGATCCTAGTGATGTCGCGCACCGCCTGGAGCTCCCTCAGCTCCGCCCAGCGCGCGCTCATCGAGCGCCATGCCCAGCCCCTGTCGGTGAACATCGACACCATCGAGCGCATTGGCGGTGGCAGCGCGCGCTGCATGCTGGCTGAGGTGCACCTGCCACGAAAATCGGCCCAGGCCTGA
- a CDS encoding MFS transporter, translating into MTSPAYTEVANAQPEHSTDMKKVAVASVIGTTVEWYDLFVFATASALVFNKIFFPGFDPLVGTLLAFGTFASAYGARIIGAALFGHFGDRLGRKSMLLISLLTMGAATFAIGLLPDYESIGIWAPISLLTLRIIQGLALGGEWGGAVLMAVEHAPKNRRGLYGSWVQIGVPAGTMLANLAFLLIATSISNEDLLSWGWRVPFLASILLIVVGLYIRLNIHETPSFKAVEKTGEQVKVPLFEVFGKYWKQVLLGGVATMSTGTSYNLIVAFGLTYGTQTLGFSRGEMLSVVLASCAACIFMLPFFGALSDRIGRKPIIVGGIIAEALVAFPMFWLMDTKELPLVFAGYLLLMTAFAANYGPIATFLAELFGTKVRYSGLSISYMLSGLLGSAATPLVTTALLSMTGKGSSVAWYMVGSAAVSLIALLLLTETFKKDLNAVAGKSPSAA; encoded by the coding sequence ATGACCAGCCCTGCGTACACTGAGGTTGCGAACGCGCAACCTGAACACAGCACCGACATGAAGAAAGTGGCCGTTGCCAGCGTCATCGGCACCACCGTGGAGTGGTACGACCTGTTCGTCTTCGCCACGGCCTCGGCCCTCGTGTTCAACAAGATCTTCTTCCCCGGCTTCGACCCGCTGGTGGGGACCCTCCTGGCCTTCGGCACCTTCGCCTCGGCCTACGGTGCACGCATCATCGGCGCCGCGCTGTTCGGCCACTTCGGCGACCGCCTCGGGCGCAAGTCGATGCTGCTGATCTCGCTGCTGACCATGGGCGCCGCCACGTTCGCCATCGGCCTGTTGCCGGACTACGAGTCCATCGGCATCTGGGCGCCAATCTCGCTGCTGACCCTGCGCATCATCCAGGGCCTCGCGCTGGGCGGGGAGTGGGGCGGCGCCGTGCTGATGGCAGTCGAGCATGCACCGAAGAACCGCCGCGGCCTCTACGGCTCCTGGGTGCAGATCGGCGTGCCGGCCGGCACCATGCTGGCGAACCTCGCCTTCCTGCTGATCGCCACCTCCATCTCCAACGAGGACCTGCTCTCCTGGGGCTGGCGCGTGCCCTTCCTGGCCAGCATCCTGCTGATCGTCGTGGGCCTGTACATCCGTCTGAACATTCACGAAACCCCGTCGTTCAAGGCCGTGGAAAAGACCGGCGAGCAGGTGAAGGTCCCGCTGTTCGAAGTGTTCGGGAAGTACTGGAAGCAGGTGCTGTTGGGCGGCGTGGCCACCATGTCCACCGGTACTTCCTACAACCTGATCGTCGCCTTCGGCCTCACCTACGGCACCCAGACCCTGGGCTTCTCGCGGGGCGAGATGCTCAGCGTGGTGCTGGCCTCCTGCGCCGCATGCATCTTCATGCTGCCGTTCTTCGGTGCGCTGTCCGACCGCATCGGGCGCAAGCCGATCATAGTCGGCGGCATCATCGCCGAGGCGCTGGTGGCCTTTCCGATGTTCTGGCTGATGGACACGAAGGAGCTGCCGCTGGTGTTCGCCGGCTACCTGCTGCTGATGACTGCCTTCGCCGCTAACTATGGTCCCATCGCCACCTTCCTCGCTGAACTGTTCGGCACCAAGGTGCGCTACTCGGGGCTGTCCATCAGCTACATGCTCTCGGGCCTGCTGGGCAGCGCCGCCACGCCGCTGGTGACCACCGCGCTGCTGTCGATGACCGGCAAGGGCTCGTCCGTGGCCTGGTACATGGTGGGTTCGGCGGCGGTGTCGCTGATTGCGCTGCTGCTGCTTACCGAAACCTTCAAGAAGGACCTCAACGCGGTGGCGGGCAAGTCCCCCAGCGCTGCCTGA
- a CDS encoding ABC transporter permease — MIELIQEYWRPFLYSDGYNTTGLAMTLWLLCFSLALGFVLSVPLAIARTSRCRLLRWPVQFFTYLFRGTPLYIQLLIIYTGIYGIAAVRAQPVLDAFFRDAMNCTLLAFTLNTCAYTVEIFAGAIRSIPHGEIEAARAYGLSGWRLYARVIIPSALRRALPYYSNEVILMLHATSVAFTATIPDILKIARDANAATFLTFQSFGIAALFYLGLTFAFVGLFRLAERRWLAFLGPAH; from the coding sequence ATGATTGAACTGATCCAGGAGTACTGGCGGCCCTTCCTCTACAGCGATGGCTACAACACCACTGGCCTGGCGATGACGCTTTGGCTGCTCTGCTTCTCCCTGGCCCTGGGTTTCGTGCTTTCGGTGCCGCTGGCCATCGCGCGTACTTCGCGTTGCCGGCTGTTGCGCTGGCCGGTGCAGTTCTTCACCTACCTGTTCCGCGGCACGCCGCTCTACATCCAGTTGCTGATCATCTACACCGGCATTTACGGCATCGCCGCCGTGCGCGCGCAGCCGGTGCTGGATGCCTTCTTCCGCGACGCGATGAACTGTACGCTGCTGGCCTTCACCCTGAACACCTGCGCCTACACCGTCGAGATCTTCGCCGGTGCCATCCGCAGCATTCCCCATGGCGAAATCGAGGCGGCGCGAGCCTACGGACTCAGCGGCTGGCGCCTCTATGCGCGGGTGATCATCCCCTCGGCCCTGCGTCGGGCGCTGCCGTACTACAGCAACGAGGTGATCCTCATGCTTCACGCGACCTCGGTGGCCTTCACCGCCACCATCCCGGACATCCTGAAGATCGCCCGGGACGCCAACGCCGCGACCTTCCTGACCTTCCAATCGTTCGGCATCGCCGCGCTGTTCTACCTGGGCCTGACCTTCGCCTTCGTCGGGCTGTTCCGACTGGCCGAGCGGCGCTGGCTGGCCTTCCTCGGGCCCGCCCATTGA
- a CDS encoding RraA family protein — translation MDIDSMLAQLREVSFATLGHFLEQGFVSHEIRALVPDVRVIGRAVTLRVAQADAIAVNRALASLKPGDALVIDMAGDHQHACVGAVTQCAAQCSGAVGIVVDGVVTDLAELRAAGLPVFARGSSQLTTKLVGTSASALNVPVICGGVPVQPGDLVLADDNGVVILPPEIVAGVIDQALASDRSEPQLLARLRAGEPLECVLLMQAPKG, via the coding sequence ATGGACATCGACTCCATGCTGGCGCAATTGCGCGAGGTCAGCTTCGCCACCCTCGGCCACTTCCTGGAGCAGGGTTTCGTCAGCCATGAGATTCGCGCCCTGGTGCCCGATGTCCGCGTGATCGGCCGGGCCGTCACTCTGCGGGTCGCCCAGGCCGATGCCATTGCGGTGAACCGCGCCCTGGCCAGCCTGAAGCCCGGTGATGCGCTAGTGATTGACATGGCCGGCGACCACCAGCACGCCTGCGTGGGCGCCGTGACCCAGTGCGCGGCACAGTGCTCCGGAGCGGTGGGCATCGTGGTGGACGGCGTGGTCACCGATCTGGCCGAGCTGCGCGCCGCCGGCCTGCCGGTGTTTGCACGGGGCAGCAGCCAACTCACCACTAAGCTGGTGGGCACCTCGGCCAGCGCGCTGAACGTACCGGTGATCTGCGGCGGCGTGCCGGTGCAGCCCGGTGACCTGGTGCTGGCGGACGACAACGGCGTGGTGATCCTGCCACCCGAAATCGTGGCTGGGGTCATCGACCAGGCCTTGGCCTCGGACCGCTCCGAGCCGCAACTGCTGGCCCGGCTGCGGGCCGGTGAGCCGCTGGAGTGCGTGCTGCTCATGCAGGCCCCGAAAGGCTGA